In bacterium, a single window of DNA contains:
- a CDS encoding phosphatase PAP2 family protein yields MPDSEVRGLKRFLAMLLVLLAAFPALAGENGEAAGESSYLSWFYKDTAAMLSSPASGDGAYWGKAALTVVAAAAFYNSDEEIRERFSAKHSRRLDELAKAGELMGNGRFLLPAMGAVWAGGWAFESDYTTETVKLAFEAAVISAVGVQVVKLSTHRHRPFNEDGPYEWDGPDFANSSKDSFPSGHSAGAFSVAAVIANRYGTDNWWTAPLIYSVALITPLSRVYDDKHWASDAFAGAAIGYFTGKAIASYHPGGEGITFHPQLTEQGPMLAFTARF; encoded by the coding sequence ATGCCGGACAGTGAGGTTAGAGGGTTGAAGCGTTTTTTGGCGATGTTGCTTGTCCTTCTCGCGGCCTTTCCCGCCCTGGCCGGTGAAAACGGCGAAGCGGCGGGCGAGAGCTCATACCTCTCATGGTTTTACAAGGATACCGCCGCCATGCTCTCCTCCCCGGCAAGCGGTGACGGGGCTTACTGGGGGAAGGCGGCTCTGACCGTCGTCGCCGCCGCCGCGTTCTACAACAGCGACGAAGAGATACGGGAGCGCTTCTCGGCTAAACACTCGCGCCGATTGGACGAACTGGCGAAGGCCGGTGAACTCATGGGAAACGGAAGATTCCTTCTTCCTGCGATGGGAGCGGTCTGGGCCGGGGGCTGGGCTTTCGAGAGCGACTACACCACGGAGACGGTGAAACTCGCCTTCGAGGCGGCGGTTATTTCCGCAGTCGGCGTCCAGGTTGTAAAGCTCTCCACCCACCGCCACCGCCCCTTTAACGAAGACGGCCCCTACGAATGGGACGGCCCTGATTTCGCGAACAGCTCGAAGGATTCCTTCCCCTCGGGACACTCGGCGGGGGCTTTTTCCGTCGCCGCCGTTATCGCCAACAGGTACGGGACCGATAACTGGTGGACGGCTCCGCTAATCTACTCGGTAGCCCTCATCACCCCCCTTTCGCGGGTTTACGACGACAAACACTGGGCCTCCGACGCCTTCGCCGGAGCCGCCATAGGCTATTTCACCGGAAAGGCGATAGCCTCCTATCACCCCGGAGGTGAGGGTATAACCTTCCACCCGCAGCTTACGGAACAAGGGCCGATGCTGGCGTTCACGGCGAGGTTCTGA
- a CDS encoding PAS domain S-box protein codes for MFVYVNIRLNSSRFPVIFEKRKTGTRNFRLSNVEPMGLVKRFLLIIFGTVLVFGIVLGYALTHFIEKSHLERTTRTYVAIVEEGALFAFTKADFSPSLSAEQKAAVRAKLASFYFGPDTVSRKVWSTDHEVLWASEEKLVGSRFLDDPELDEALSGKVASNYTDLLKSENRLDPKGQRLLEIYVPVSFGKGEKPDVVFEVYSDVAPLVRDMAAMRKILWAGNIAGIVLLIVALTPMFVRASRRIENQRVKIERSEARFRNLLKFANDGIIAMDQSRNIVIFNRTAEKLFGLTESEALGRKFDDLVSKPSRPDFLGVVEHLKKSKSQKGLVMACSGMRSNGIIFPIVLSLSTSEEDDEGLMLAIVADAAERQKLGV; via the coding sequence ATGTTCGTATATGTCAACATTAGATTGAACTCCTCCCGGTTTCCGGTTATTTTTGAAAAAAGGAAAACCGGAACCCGGAATTTTCGCCTGTCGAATGTGGAGCCCATGGGCCTTGTAAAGCGCTTTTTACTGATTATTTTCGGCACCGTGCTGGTCTTCGGCATAGTCCTCGGCTACGCCCTCACCCATTTTATCGAAAAATCGCACCTCGAACGAACCACGAGAACTTACGTGGCCATAGTGGAGGAGGGAGCGCTCTTTGCTTTCACCAAAGCGGATTTTTCGCCCTCCCTTTCAGCGGAACAGAAAGCTGCGGTGCGCGCGAAGCTGGCGTCTTTTTACTTCGGCCCGGACACGGTTAGCCGGAAGGTCTGGTCTACCGATCACGAAGTCCTCTGGGCCAGCGAGGAAAAGCTCGTCGGATCGCGCTTTCTCGACGACCCGGAGCTGGACGAGGCCCTTTCGGGAAAGGTGGCGAGCAACTACACCGACCTTCTGAAAAGCGAAAACCGCCTCGATCCGAAGGGGCAGAGGCTCCTTGAGATTTACGTGCCCGTATCCTTCGGCAAGGGCGAAAAACCGGACGTTGTCTTCGAGGTCTACAGCGACGTGGCCCCCCTCGTGCGGGACATGGCGGCCATGAGGAAGATACTCTGGGCCGGAAATATCGCCGGGATAGTGCTCCTGATCGTCGCGCTCACCCCGATGTTCGTAAGGGCCTCCAGGCGCATCGAAAACCAGAGGGTGAAGATCGAGCGCTCCGAGGCGCGTTTCCGGAACCTCCTGAAATTCGCCAACGACGGCATCATCGCGATGGACCAAAGCCGCAACATCGTAATCTTCAACAGGACCGCCGAAAAGCTCTTCGGGCTGACCGAGAGCGAGGCGCTCGGCAGGAAGTTCGACGATCTGGTGTCGAAACCCTCGCGCCCGGACTTTCTGGGCGTGGTGGAGCACCTGAAAAAATCAAAATCGCAAAAAGGCCTTGTCATGGCGTGCAGCGGCATGAGAAGCAACGGCATCATCTTCCCGATAGTCCTCTCCCTTTCCACCTCCGAGGAGGACGACGAAGGGCTCATGCTGGCTATTGTGGCCGACGCCGCCGAGAGGCAAAAGCTCGGGGTATGA
- a CDS encoding peptidylprolyl isomerase: MVISPDKYVSIHYTLTLDDGEVADTTSGGTPLSFVHGCGQIIPGLEKALEGKSIGDKFVVTVPPEEAYGLTTDEMYRDLPRENFPDDLILEPGMGFTAEGPHGPVSFFVVEVKGDTVVADFSHPLAGKTLTFDVEIAQVEELSPAELLLMKGEANDDGEGCGCGSSCGEGDSGCSPSSCGGGCGCG; this comes from the coding sequence ATGGTCATTTCGCCTGATAAATACGTTTCGATCCACTACACCCTCACCCTTGACGACGGAGAAGTAGCCGACACCACGAGCGGCGGGACTCCGCTCAGCTTCGTTCACGGCTGCGGTCAGATAATCCCCGGGCTTGAAAAAGCCCTTGAAGGAAAGAGCATCGGCGACAAGTTCGTAGTCACCGTCCCCCCGGAAGAGGCCTACGGCCTCACCACGGACGAGATGTACCGCGACCTCCCCAGGGAAAACTTCCCGGACGACCTGATTCTGGAGCCGGGAATGGGATTCACGGCGGAAGGTCCCCACGGCCCCGTCTCCTTCTTCGTGGTCGAAGTCAAGGGAGACACCGTCGTGGCCGATTTCAGCCATCCTCTCGCAGGGAAGACCCTCACTTTCGACGTTGAGATCGCGCAGGTCGAGGAGCTCAGCCCCGCCGAGCTTCTCCTGATGAAGGGCGAAGCAAACGACGATGGCGAGGGCTGCGGTTGCGGCTCCTCTTGCGGAGAAGGCGACAGCGGCTGTTCCCCCTCCTCCTGCGGAGGCGGCTGCGGCTGCGGCTGA
- a CDS encoding tetratricopeptide repeat protein: MNAPIFLTETQRELDPNRPGSLLHPSAGFSELVGRKYEVDGLLRFITGKEQFTWLSIFGNGGVGKTRLALEIAHKCSNKGWLAGFVPGDALDRWVLSPEFETWVPSQDTLIIVDNAARKSEILGKLLTRFAKWGKGPANFNTRKIRVILLERRAAVEAGWLGELLSSVGNENWENVHRSMEVPLRLGFPGRDDPDGTMVAILKTAMASWSRLCGKPAPDMPQLGRDALLSLRRNTDYNPVYLQLASLRACEQGSATNIPDWPKGQLLLWAANREKAYIRANCPRTSDHILVERAVANLAFCGARDSSDEKFWQLLRRDAETMGASASSVENTITGLAVVAGKTGEGGRTIFVPIAHDLVNGAFGVHVLSEYREVMEKSLGAALDLDPEQTWLQLIRTTGDLSGVDGFETVRDWLDLVIAERPVEELIWVSRHTSMKNSNLAAFGVALHETLVLKLPQSPAYAPVRADTMNRLSVSNFELGAVSAATEIAKRAVDAYEKLTAENPAYLGRLANCLNNLSAFYAIYGRPVEAANSGARVVDIRRKLLAKGDTGPARAELAGAWTNLAAYFIRSGYYEKAAESAKQGLALWEDLVRKSPQAFTPGLTQSLVNLSIANARAGRYDEALRMGDRATGFLRDLAERNPDAFDSELACALANLAGFYGALGKRQKALIYAEEAAEIIERLHLRNPETYGEDLALTQNNLAAELLRSGNFLRAEKAAKRSVEIYAKLLTTRKMRFAPPYAVALSTLAAASNRRMSPEQALSSATKSAEIHEQLSSMRPEGYTDRNAAVKIILARVLGDVGMGDKGLPVAKQALDGYSKLCDEKPGVYDLDYAAACGHAAETAKAAGETNLVDIYYCKGLEILKNPVEKNPDGAIPLLATLTSAYLKFCKECGSKPDNSLMGYYERVLNLMIKSKKGK, from the coding sequence ATGAATGCTCCGATATTTCTGACCGAAACCCAAAGGGAACTCGACCCGAACCGGCCGGGGAGCCTGCTTCATCCCTCGGCGGGTTTTTCCGAACTGGTGGGAAGAAAGTACGAGGTGGACGGCCTCCTTCGCTTCATTACCGGCAAGGAGCAGTTTACCTGGCTTTCGATCTTCGGCAACGGGGGCGTCGGCAAGACCAGGCTGGCCCTCGAAATCGCCCACAAGTGCAGCAATAAGGGCTGGCTTGCCGGTTTCGTGCCGGGTGACGCCCTCGACCGCTGGGTGCTCTCTCCCGAATTTGAAACCTGGGTGCCTTCCCAGGATACCCTGATAATCGTCGATAACGCGGCGCGAAAGAGCGAGATTCTCGGGAAACTCCTTACCCGCTTCGCGAAGTGGGGCAAAGGGCCAGCGAATTTCAACACCAGAAAGATCCGGGTCATTCTGCTTGAAAGGCGCGCCGCCGTGGAGGCGGGGTGGCTCGGGGAACTGCTTTCGAGCGTCGGCAACGAGAACTGGGAAAACGTTCACCGCTCGATGGAGGTTCCGCTTCGCCTCGGCTTTCCCGGCAGGGACGACCCCGACGGGACGATGGTAGCCATCCTGAAAACGGCGATGGCAAGCTGGTCCCGCCTCTGCGGCAAACCCGCGCCGGATATGCCCCAGCTTGGCCGCGACGCCCTCCTCAGCTTGCGCCGCAACACCGACTACAACCCCGTCTACCTGCAGCTTGCCAGCCTGCGGGCCTGCGAACAAGGCAGCGCGACCAACATACCGGACTGGCCGAAGGGCCAGCTGCTCCTCTGGGCGGCCAACCGCGAAAAGGCTTACATCCGCGCAAACTGCCCCAGGACCTCCGACCACATACTGGTCGAACGCGCCGTCGCCAACCTCGCCTTTTGCGGAGCCAGAGACTCCAGCGACGAGAAATTCTGGCAGCTCCTGCGGCGCGACGCCGAAACCATGGGCGCTTCCGCCTCCTCGGTCGAGAACACCATCACCGGACTCGCCGTGGTGGCGGGAAAAACCGGCGAAGGCGGCCGGACGATCTTCGTACCCATAGCCCACGACCTCGTCAACGGCGCCTTCGGGGTTCACGTGCTCTCCGAGTATCGCGAGGTTATGGAAAAATCCCTCGGAGCCGCGCTGGACCTCGACCCGGAGCAGACCTGGCTTCAGCTCATAAGGACTACCGGCGACCTTTCCGGCGTGGACGGCTTCGAGACCGTCAGGGACTGGCTGGACCTGGTCATCGCAGAAAGGCCGGTGGAAGAGCTCATCTGGGTTTCGCGCCACACCTCGATGAAAAACTCCAACCTCGCGGCCTTCGGCGTCGCTCTCCACGAGACTCTGGTGCTAAAGCTCCCCCAGAGCCCCGCCTACGCCCCCGTCCGCGCCGACACGATGAACCGCCTCAGCGTCTCCAACTTCGAGCTCGGGGCGGTGAGCGCCGCAACCGAAATAGCTAAAAGAGCGGTTGACGCCTATGAAAAACTGACGGCCGAGAACCCCGCCTATCTCGGAAGGCTCGCCAACTGCCTGAACAACCTCTCCGCCTTTTACGCGATATACGGCCGCCCGGTGGAGGCGGCGAATTCGGGCGCGCGGGTGGTGGACATCCGCAGAAAGCTTCTTGCCAAGGGGGATACGGGACCTGCCCGGGCGGAACTCGCCGGAGCGTGGACCAATCTCGCCGCCTATTTCATCCGCTCCGGCTATTATGAAAAAGCCGCTGAATCCGCGAAACAGGGGCTCGCCCTCTGGGAGGACCTCGTCAGAAAGAGTCCCCAGGCCTTCACACCGGGGCTGACGCAGAGCCTCGTCAACCTCTCCATAGCAAACGCCCGGGCGGGCCGCTACGACGAGGCGCTGCGGATGGGAGACCGGGCGACCGGCTTTTTGAGGGATCTGGCGGAAAGGAACCCGGACGCCTTCGATTCGGAGCTTGCCTGCGCGCTGGCGAACCTGGCCGGTTTTTACGGCGCTCTCGGCAAAAGGCAAAAAGCCCTCATCTACGCGGAGGAGGCCGCCGAGATAATCGAGCGGCTGCACCTTAGAAACCCGGAGACCTACGGCGAAGACCTCGCCCTCACCCAGAACAACCTCGCCGCCGAACTGCTGCGCTCCGGCAATTTTTTGCGCGCCGAAAAAGCCGCTAAAAGAAGCGTCGAGATTTATGCAAAGCTGCTCACCACCAGAAAGATGCGCTTCGCCCCCCCTTACGCGGTGGCGCTTTCGACCCTTGCCGCAGCCAGCAACCGCAGGATGTCGCCGGAACAGGCGCTCTCGTCGGCGACCAAGAGCGCCGAGATACACGAACAGCTTTCTTCGATGCGGCCCGAAGGCTACACGGACAGAAACGCGGCGGTAAAGATAATACTGGCGAGGGTTCTCGGCGACGTCGGCATGGGAGACAAGGGATTGCCTGTCGCCAAGCAGGCGCTGGACGGCTACTCGAAGCTCTGCGACGAAAAACCGGGCGTCTACGACCTTGACTACGCCGCGGCGTGCGGACATGCCGCCGAGACGGCGAAGGCCGCCGGAGAGACGAATCTGGTTGACATCTACTACTGCAAGGGCCTTGAAATCCTCAAGAACCCCGTGGAGAAAAACCCTGACGGAGCCATTCCTCTCCTCGCCACCCTGACCTCCGCCTACCTGAAATTCTGCAAGGAATGCGGAAGCAAGCCCGACAACAGCCTCATGGGGTATTACGAACGGGTGCTGAATCTGATGATAAAATCTAAAAAAGGCAAATGA
- a CDS encoding APC family permease, protein MEGPKDEKPSSSPVGESAPAPKTVHSVEEIPPPPPVAGGPNGNGQHGFARKLKNILFGKPRDPTDPTVFHNISLIAFLAWVGLGADGLSSSAYGPEEAFRQVLGHEYLALYLALMTAITVGIISFAYSLLIEHFPSGGGGYVVATKLLGPKAGVVSGAALVVDYILTITISVASGADAIFSFLPLAWHPYKILAAFAGLIILTVLNLRGVKESVKILMPIFMVFVLTHFLLIVYGVGSQFWALPEVFSTAQARGSSDMKALGFAPLLFIFMRAYSLGGGTYTGIESVSNGLQILREPRVATGKRTMLYMALSLAFTAGGILLCYLLWHATPEEGKTMNAVLLDRVFSSWSIGSWRFGPWLVILTLFSEGALLFVAAQAGFIDGPRILSNMALDSWVPHRFANLSERLVTKNGIFVMGICSAILLLYTGGSVSFIVVLYSINVFLTFSLTEMGMSRFWMTEGRKHHKNWFRNLCVHMMGLVLCLSILFVTTYEKFSEGGWLTLVVTSSFIVLCVLIHRHYEKVRNEIKKLDDILCVIPEGTEVPPEPLDPARPVAALLVSGYGGLGIHSLLSIHRLFPGFYKDMLFLSVGAVDSGHFKGQEEMAALRRGTEESLTHYVESARGLGFRADYRFSVGTDVLDEAEELCHDVMRQYPKATFYLGKLVFRKEKLTNKILHNDTAHAIQRRLQFSGLQTIVLPIRMEGV, encoded by the coding sequence ATGGAAGGTCCCAAAGACGAAAAACCTTCGTCTTCCCCGGTGGGAGAAAGCGCTCCCGCACCTAAAACCGTACACAGTGTCGAAGAGATTCCCCCGCCCCCTCCCGTCGCCGGAGGGCCGAACGGCAACGGACAGCACGGTTTCGCCAGAAAACTGAAAAATATCCTCTTCGGAAAGCCCCGCGACCCCACCGATCCGACGGTGTTTCACAACATCTCGCTTATCGCCTTTCTCGCCTGGGTCGGTCTCGGCGCGGACGGCCTCTCCTCCTCGGCTTACGGCCCGGAAGAGGCGTTCCGCCAGGTTCTTGGCCACGAATATCTCGCGCTTTACCTGGCGCTTATGACCGCCATCACGGTAGGCATCATTTCCTTCGCCTACAGCCTCCTTATCGAGCATTTTCCCTCCGGCGGAGGCGGCTACGTAGTCGCCACGAAACTGCTCGGCCCGAAGGCGGGTGTGGTTTCGGGCGCGGCGCTCGTCGTCGATTACATACTGACGATAACGATATCGGTGGCTTCGGGGGCTGACGCCATTTTTAGCTTTCTGCCGCTTGCCTGGCATCCCTACAAGATACTGGCTGCTTTCGCGGGGCTGATAATCCTTACGGTGCTCAATCTGCGCGGAGTAAAAGAATCCGTTAAAATCCTGATGCCCATATTCATGGTCTTCGTGCTGACTCATTTTCTGCTCATCGTCTACGGCGTTGGTTCGCAGTTCTGGGCCTTGCCGGAAGTATTCAGCACGGCGCAGGCCAGAGGCTCCTCCGACATGAAGGCGCTCGGCTTCGCTCCGCTTCTCTTCATTTTCATGCGGGCTTACTCTCTGGGAGGCGGCACTTACACCGGCATCGAATCGGTCTCGAACGGCCTCCAGATATTACGCGAGCCCCGCGTCGCCACGGGCAAGCGCACGATGCTCTACATGGCGCTCTCCCTCGCCTTCACCGCAGGCGGAATCCTGCTTTGCTACCTTCTGTGGCACGCCACCCCGGAAGAAGGCAAGACGATGAACGCAGTCCTTCTAGACAGGGTGTTCTCCTCCTGGTCGATCGGATCCTGGCGCTTCGGGCCGTGGCTGGTGATCCTGACGCTGTTCTCGGAGGGCGCCCTCCTCTTCGTCGCCGCGCAGGCCGGTTTTATCGACGGTCCGAGAATCCTCTCCAACATGGCGCTCGACAGCTGGGTCCCCCACAGGTTCGCCAACCTCTCCGAACGCCTCGTGACGAAAAACGGAATTTTCGTCATGGGGATATGTTCGGCGATCCTGCTCCTGTACACCGGCGGAAGCGTCTCTTTCATCGTGGTTCTGTACTCGATAAACGTCTTTCTGACCTTCAGTCTGACCGAAATGGGAATGTCGCGGTTCTGGATGACCGAGGGAAGGAAGCATCACAAAAACTGGTTTCGGAACCTGTGCGTCCACATGATGGGTCTGGTGCTCTGCCTCTCCATCCTCTTCGTGACGACCTACGAAAAATTTTCCGAAGGCGGCTGGCTGACGCTCGTCGTAACCTCTTCTTTCATAGTTCTCTGCGTCCTCATCCACCGCCACTACGAAAAGGTCCGAAACGAGATAAAGAAGCTGGACGACATCCTCTGCGTCATACCCGAGGGAACGGAAGTTCCCCCGGAGCCGCTCGATCCGGCCAGGCCGGTGGCGGCGCTGCTGGTCTCCGGCTACGGCGGGCTCGGCATCCACTCGCTTCTCTCCATACACAGGCTCTTCCCCGGTTTTTACAAGGACATGCTCTTTCTCTCGGTAGGGGCGGTGGATTCCGGGCACTTCAAGGGGCAGGAGGAGATGGCGGCGCTCCGGCGCGGAACCGAAGAGAGCCTCACGCACTACGTAGAAAGCGCGAGGGGGCTCGGCTTTCGGGCTGATTACCGCTTCAGCGTCGGCACCGACGTCCTCGACGAGGCGGAAGAGCTTTGCCACGACGTAATGCGCCAGTACCCGAAGGCGACCTTCTACCTCGGGAAGCTGGTTTTCAGGAAAGAGAAACTCACCAACAAGATACTGCACAACGACACCGCCCACGCCATACAGCGGCGGCTCCAGTTCTCGGGGCTGCAGACGATAGTTCTGCCGATACGGATGGAGGGGGTTTAA
- a CDS encoding AI-2E family transporter — protein sequence MELSFDRFYRLNQRILIWIAFFAFVWLLRDFFGLIFIIFIISFMSARFARLGVRYLRLPNWLAITVVHLMFLTAIVTFVRYATPRISTEAETLIGRLGQIESTILDYKSKLAVKYPSIDSALTDYLRGNIPEDVAIEEMQEEAARGELPPVPLAQGKSGRVSLSDEKLIKLFLAREINLIREKAPEYFKLLWQGSATLLLALLFSFLISIDAVRLMQSISSLRLSRLRDFYEQTAQPVVRFAYVVGRAFQAQFIIAILNTILTAGGLIFLGVPSVAFLSLIVFLLSFIPVLGVFISTTPIVLVALNAGGVGTALGVVTMVVIIHLIEAYVLNPLIYGRHMKLNPALVLIILYVGHHSFGVWGMILGVPVAYYLLHDVLGVPLWEQLDKSRTPPPEEPAEAQ from the coding sequence GTGGAACTAAGTTTCGACAGATTTTACCGGCTCAACCAGCGCATCCTGATCTGGATCGCCTTCTTCGCCTTCGTCTGGCTCCTTCGGGATTTCTTCGGCCTCATTTTCATAATATTCATAATATCCTTCATGAGCGCCCGCTTCGCCCGCCTCGGGGTGAGATACCTGCGCCTGCCCAACTGGCTGGCAATTACCGTGGTCCACCTCATGTTTCTCACCGCTATCGTCACCTTCGTGAGATACGCGACTCCGCGCATCTCGACGGAAGCCGAGACGCTCATCGGCAGGCTGGGCCAGATAGAATCGACGATTCTGGACTACAAGTCGAAGCTGGCCGTCAAATACCCCTCCATCGACTCGGCCCTTACCGATTACCTCAGAGGGAACATACCCGAAGACGTGGCGATCGAGGAGATGCAGGAGGAAGCGGCCCGAGGCGAATTGCCTCCGGTTCCGTTGGCGCAGGGCAAGAGCGGCAGGGTAAGTTTGTCGGACGAAAAGCTGATAAAACTCTTCCTCGCCAGAGAAATAAACCTTATCCGGGAGAAAGCCCCCGAATATTTCAAACTGCTCTGGCAAGGGTCGGCGACGCTGCTGCTCGCCCTTCTTTTCAGCTTCCTGATATCGATAGACGCCGTCCGCCTCATGCAGAGCATTTCGAGCCTTCGCCTTTCCAGGCTCCGCGACTTCTACGAGCAGACCGCGCAGCCCGTGGTGCGCTTCGCTTACGTCGTCGGGCGGGCGTTTCAGGCCCAGTTCATAATCGCCATACTCAACACGATATTGACGGCGGGAGGGCTGATCTTTCTGGGAGTCCCCTCGGTAGCCTTTTTGTCCCTGATAGTCTTTTTGCTCAGCTTCATCCCGGTTCTCGGAGTGTTCATTTCCACCACTCCCATCGTCCTTGTCGCACTTAACGCCGGAGGAGTGGGAACGGCGCTGGGCGTGGTGACGATGGTCGTAATCATCCATCTCATCGAGGCCTACGTGCTAAACCCGCTCATCTACGGCCGCCACATGAAGCTCAACCCCGCCCTCGTCCTCATAATCCTCTACGTGGGCCACCACTCCTTCGGAGTCTGGGGCATGATCCTCGGAGTGCCGGTAGCCTACTACCTCCTCCATGACGTGCTGGGAGTGCCCCTCTGGGAGCAGCTCGACAAGTCAAGGACTCCCCCTCCCGAAGAACCCGCTGAGGCCCAATAA
- a CDS encoding formimidoyltetrahydrofolate cyclodeaminase, whose amino-acid sequence MSIYEKSINEYLEVAASSSPTPGGGSVSAIAATNAAAMVSMVANLTIGKKGYEEHQGAATEIAAAAVKLIDQLKALTARDMEAFDLFVKAWRMPKDTPEQKAVKDEANEKAAQNASTVPLEISKVCLEIIKLSVQLAPFGNKSAISDVGVAAYIAEAAMKAAMLSVDINIPGLKTKSFADMLICERARLFAEAEDLKVLALADVKKRMAAH is encoded by the coding sequence ATGTCAATATATGAAAAGTCAATCAACGAGTACCTTGAAGTAGCCGCTTCCTCCAGCCCCACCCCCGGTGGAGGCTCCGTAAGCGCCATAGCGGCCACCAACGCCGCCGCAATGGTCAGCATGGTCGCCAACCTGACGATAGGAAAGAAGGGCTACGAAGAGCATCAGGGTGCGGCCACCGAAATCGCAGCCGCCGCCGTTAAGCTCATCGACCAGCTAAAGGCGCTTACCGCCCGCGACATGGAAGCCTTCGACCTCTTCGTCAAGGCTTGGCGCATGCCCAAGGACACCCCCGAGCAGAAGGCCGTCAAGGACGAGGCCAACGAAAAGGCCGCGCAGAACGCTTCTACGGTTCCGCTTGAGATCTCCAAGGTCTGCCTTGAGATTATAAAGCTCTCCGTGCAGCTTGCGCCCTTCGGCAACAAGTCCGCCATCTCCGACGTGGGCGTCGCGGCCTACATAGCCGAGGCGGCGATGAAGGCGGCTATGCTCAGCGTCGACATCAACATCCCCGGTCTCAAGACCAAGTCCTTCGCCGACATGCTCATCTGTGAGCGCGCCCGCCTCTTCGCCGAAGCCGAAGACCTCAAGGTCCTCGCCCTCGCCGACGTGAAGAAGAGAATGGCGGCCCACTAA
- a CDS encoding bifunctional 5,10-methylenetetrahydrofolate dehydrogenase/5,10-methenyltetrahydrofolate cyclohydrolase — protein sequence MSAKIIKGAPIAEEIRVELAKEIEGLKAKGFTPKLSVVLVGDDPGSVWYARNKVSVGEKMGVVVEVTELPKDTPESDVVALVKKLNADDKVHGILVELPLPKHINKANVMNAILPAKDVDGVTAEQRGYILGDMEALALVPATPLACIELVNRAGVDIKGKKVTVVGRGDTVGRPLAMLLLSKGRDATVTICHSRTVDLAGAIKDADIVFAAAGAGANHLIKASMIKPGATVIDAAINQKEDGSITGDVEPAAAEVAGVITPVPGGVGSLTTTIIVGNTVKALKLQKSIK from the coding sequence ATGTCGGCCAAGATAATCAAAGGTGCCCCCATCGCTGAGGAGATCCGCGTAGAACTAGCCAAGGAGATCGAGGGGCTCAAAGCCAAGGGTTTCACGCCCAAGCTTTCCGTCGTTCTCGTCGGCGACGACCCCGGCAGCGTCTGGTACGCGAGAAACAAGGTCTCCGTCGGAGAGAAGATGGGCGTCGTCGTCGAAGTCACCGAGCTTCCCAAGGACACCCCCGAGAGCGACGTGGTCGCCCTCGTGAAGAAGCTGAACGCGGACGACAAGGTCCACGGCATCCTCGTAGAGCTTCCCCTTCCCAAGCACATCAACAAGGCCAACGTAATGAACGCCATCCTGCCCGCCAAGGACGTTGACGGCGTCACCGCCGAGCAGCGCGGCTACATCCTGGGCGACATGGAAGCCCTCGCCCTCGTTCCCGCCACTCCGCTGGCCTGCATCGAGCTGGTCAATCGCGCGGGCGTGGACATCAAGGGCAAGAAGGTCACCGTCGTCGGCAGAGGCGACACCGTGGGCCGCCCCCTCGCGATGCTCCTTCTCTCCAAGGGCCGCGACGCCACCGTCACCATCTGCCACTCCAGGACCGTTGACCTCGCCGGAGCCATCAAGGACGCCGACATCGTCTTCGCCGCCGCCGGAGCGGGCGCGAACCACCTCATCAAGGCCAGCATGATCAAGCCCGGCGCGACGGTCATCGACGCCGCGATCAACCAGAAGGAAGACGGCTCCATCACCGGAGACGTTGAACCCGCCGCCGCAGAGGTGGCCGGAGTCATCACCCCCGTCCCGGGCGGCGTCGGCAGCCTGACCACCACCATCATCGTCGGCAACACCGTCAAGGCGCTTAAACTCCAGAAGTCAATCAAGTAA